A genome region from Hippopotamus amphibius kiboko isolate mHipAmp2 chromosome 1, mHipAmp2.hap2, whole genome shotgun sequence includes the following:
- the PCDHB7 gene encoding protocadherin beta-7: MPFMSCLRPRKSVFGILVKRRMEATVGHAVQQRQVLFLCVFLGVSWAGGEPLLYFVEEEAEKGTFLTNLANDLGLGELSVRGPRIVSDQNIGILLLEPLTGDLFLNEKLDREELCGPTEPCVLPFQLLLEKPLQIFPAELWVRDINDHSPVFLDREIPLKILESTTPGAAFLLESAQDSDVGTNNLRNYTISPNAYFHISVHESGEGIIYPELVLDRLLDREEVPELSLILTALDGGSPPRSGTALVRILVLDINDNAPEFVQPLYKVQVPEDSLVGSLVVTVSARDLDSGSYGEIVYAFFYATERILKTFQINPTSGNLHLKAELNYEAIQTYTLTIQAKDGGGLSGKCTVVVQITDINDNPPEFLMSSLTSPIQENSPETVVAVFRIRDRDSGNNAKMVCSIQDDLPFILKPSVENYYTLVTDSPLDREKRAEYNITITVTDMGTPRLKTEHNITVRVSDVNDNAPAFTQTAYTLRVRENNSPALHIGSVSATDRDAGANAQVTYSLLPPHDPHVPLASLVSVNPDNGHLFALRSLDYEALRAFEFRVGAADRGSPPLSSQALVRVLVEDANDNAPFVLHPLQNASAPCTELVPRAAEAGYLVTKVVAVDGDAGQNAWLSYQLLKATEPGLFGVWAHNGEVRTARPLSERDAAKQRLVVQVKDNGEPPLSASVTLHVLLVDGFSQPYLPAPEAEAADAGPADPLTVYLVVALASVSSLFLFSVLVFVAVRLCRRGGAASVGRRSVPEGHFPGPLVDVSGTGTLSQSYQYEVCLTGGSGTTSEFKFLKPIIPNLASQSIGREVEEYPSYRNDLGF, from the coding sequence ATGCCATTTATGAGTTGCTTGAGGCCTAGAAAAAGTGTTTTTGGAATACTGGTTAAACGAAGAATGGAGGCCACAGTGGgacatgctgtgcagcaaaggCAAGTCctatttctttgtgtatttctgGGAGTGTCTTGGGCTGGCGGGGAACCGCTACTGTATTTTGTGGAAGAGGAAGCCGAGAAAGGCACCTTTCTGACCAATCTAGCAAATGACTTGGGGTTGGGGGAACTATCAGTCCGGGGACCTAGAATCGTTTCAGACCAGAACATAGGAATTTTACTACTCGAGCCACTTACTGGTGATTTATTTCTAAATGAGAAATTAGACCGAGAGGAACTGTGTGGCCCCACAGAGCCTTGTGTGCTGCCTTTCCAGTTGTTACTGGAAAAGCCTCTTCAGATTTTCCCTGCTGAGTTATGGGTCAGAGACATCAACGATCATTCTCCAGTATTTCTAGATAGAGAGATTCCCttgaaaatattagaaagtaCCACTCCAGGGGCGGCATTTCTCCTAGAAAGTGCACAGGATTCAGATGTTGGAACCAACAACCTGAGAAACTACACCATCAGCCCCAATGCTTATTTCCACATCAGCGTCCATGAGAGTGGGGAAGGGATTATCTATCCTGAATTGGTACTGGATAGACTGCTGGATCGAGAAGAGGTGCCTGAGCTCAGTTTAATCCTCACCGCCTTGGATGGTGGCTCTCCCCCAAGATCTGGGACTGCCCTGGTACGCATCCTGGTTTTGGACATAAATGACAACGCCCCTGAATTTGTACAGCCTCTCTACAAGGTGCAGGTGCCCGAGGACAGCCTTGTTGGCTCTCTGGTTGTCACCGTGTCAGCTAGAGATTTAGACAGTGGAAGTTACGGGGAAAttgtttatgcatttttttatgCTACTGAAAGAATTCTCAAAACGTTTCAAATCAATCCAACATCTGGCAATCTTCATCTTAAAGCTGAATTGAACTATGAGGCAATTCAAACTTATACATTAACTATTCAGGCCAAAGATGGTGGAGGACTTTCTGGAAAATGTACTGTGGTTGTTCAGATAACAGATATAAATGACAATCCACCAGAATTTCTCATGTCATCACTTACTAGCCCAATTCAAGAAAATTCACCCGAGACAGTCGTAGCTGTTTTTAGGATTCGAGACAGAGATTCAGGTAACAATGCAAAGATGGTGTGCTCCATCCAAGACGATCTTCCCTTCATCCTGAAGCCATCTGTAGAGAACTACTACACCTTGGTAACCGACAGTCCTCTGGATCGAGAGAAAAGAGCCGAGTACAACATCACCATCACCGTCACAGATATGGGGACCCCCAGGCTGAAAACCGAGCACAACATAACCGTGCGGGTGTCCGACGTCAACGACAACGCCCCCGCCTTCACCCAGACCGCCTACACCCTGCGGGTGCGCGAGAACAACAGCCCCGCCCTGCACATCGGCAGCGTCAGCGCCACAGACAGAGACGCGGGCGCCAACGCCCAGGTCACCTACTCGCTGCTGCCGCCCCACGACCCGCACGTGCCCCTCGCCTCCCTGGTGTCCGTCAACCCGGACAACGGCCACCTGTTCGCCCTGAGGTCGCTGGACTACGAGGCCCTGCGGGCCTTCGAGTTCCGCGTGGGCGCCGCCGACCGCGGCTCGCCGCCGCTCAGCAGCCAGGCGCTGGTGCGCGTGCTCGTGGAGGACGCCAACGACAACGCGCCCTTCGTGCTGCACCCGCTGCAGAACGCCTCGGCGCCCTGCACCGAGCTGGTGCCCAGGGCGGCCGAGGCGGGCTACCTGGTGACCAAGGTGGTGGCGGTGGACGGCGACGCGGGCCAGAACGCCTGGCTGTCGTACCAGCTGCTCAAGGCCACGGAGCCCGGGCTGTTCGGCGTGTGGGCGCACAACGGCGAGGTGCGCACGGCCCGGCCGCTGAGCGAGCGCGACGCGGCCAAGCAGCGGCTGGTGGTGCAGGTCAAGGACAACGGCGAGCCGCCGCTGTCGGCCAGCGTCACGCTGCACGTGCTGCTGGTGGACGGCTTCTCGCAGCCCTACCTGCCGGCCCCGGAAGCGGAAGCGGCGGACGCGGGCCCGGCCGACCCGCTCACCGTCTACCTGGTGGTGGCCTTGGCGTCGGTGTCGTCGCTCTTCCTCTTCTCGGTGCTGGTGTTCGTGGCGGTGCGGCTGtgcaggaggggcggggcggcCTCGGTGGGCCGCCGTTCGGTGCCCGAGGGCCACTTTCCGGGCCCGCTGGTGGACGTCAGCGGCACGGGGACCCTGTCCCAGAGCTACCAGTACGAGGTGTGTCTCACAGGAGGCTCAGGAACCACCAGCGAGTTCAAGTTCCTGAAGCCAATTATCCCCAATCTCGCATCCCAGAGCATAGGCAGGGAAGTGGAAGAATATCCCTCATATCGGAATGATTTGGGATTctga